GTCCGTCTCAGCGGAAGAGGCGGGGCCTGTGGTCTGAGCCATCTCATTGGTCGCCTCTTTGTGAGTCACGACAGTGGCCGACCTCCTCCGAGCGGAACCGAGTGCCGCAGATCAGCTGATCGCGAGCTGCTTCGATCTCAACGTTCCTCGGTTCGAATGAATCGGAATCAAACCAGTCTGTGATCGACCACCGACACCGACATGCCGTCGCTCCTGTTCTGCGGGCCGAAGGTGGCCGCCTGCGGGATCGTGATCAGCATCTGGGGGGTCATCATGCTGGTAAGAGCCGCGGAGCAGGGGCCGACTAACTCCTGGAGTCAGACGCTCAGCGGGCGGATCTCGACACGATCGATTTGATGTAGAAcgtgaaacgtgtgtgtgtgtttccatcacAGCTCGTGACTCCGTCTATGACCCGGAGCGAGACACCCGGCCCCGAACACCGACCCGTCTCCGGGTGATAGACGGAGCCCGCGCAGGCCCGGCTCACGTCTCGTGACCAACATCAGCTGCAGCTTGTTTTCTGTCGATCATCAGGAAATCTCTTAGTGACGTATACTCGATTAACCGTTTCAGTGACATCATACAAGTGATGACCAGTCATCAGAAAGTAAGCAGCCgatgaatatataataatatatatgtttCTCTGCTGATCATTGATTAGACCGGGATCATCCGCTGGTGACATTTTGATTCGGTTTCACATGAATCACGTGACTCATTCTCGTTAAGTCATGTGACTgctaaaaacaggaagtggcttTTTCCACAGAGTCAGAAAAAAGGAACAACTGTGACCTCACTGACCTTGTGAGTGTCTCTCTTCTCATTGGCCGATCTCCACCTTCTCTATAAAACTATTTAACTTGTAACTCAACCAGAACATAATCCGATCCAAGTATCAGGGCCCAGCGTTGACCCTCTGTGACCCCGGGGCCAAGCGTTGACCCTCTCTGTGACCCCGGAGCCCAGCGTTGACCCTCTCTGTGACCAGCGTTGACCCTCTCTGTGACCCCGGGGCCCAGCGTAGACCCTCTCTGTGACCCCGGAGCCCAGTGTTGACCCTCTCTGTGACCCCGGGGCCTAGCGTTGGCCCTCTCTGTGACCCCGGAGCCCAGCGTTGACCCTCTCTGTGACCCCGGGGCCTAGCGTTGACCCTCTCTGTGACCCCGGGGCCTAGCGTTGACCCTCTCTGTGACCCCTAGGCCCAGCGTTGACCCTCTCTGTGACCCCGGGGCCAAGCGTTGACCCTCTCTGTGACCCCGGAGCCCAGCGTTGACCCTCTCTGTGACCCCGGAGCCCAGCGTTGACCCTCTCTGTGACCCCGGAGCCTAGCGTTGACCCTCTCTGTGACCCCGGGGCCCAGCGTTGACCCTCTCTGTGACCAGCGTTGACCCTCTCTGTGACCCCGGAGCCCAGCGTTGACCCTCTCTGTGACCCCGGGGCCCAGCGTTGACCCTCTCTGTGACCCCGGAGCCCAGCGTTGACCCTCTCTGTGACCCCGGGGCCCAGCGTAGACCCTCTCTGTGACCCCGGAGCCCAGCGTTGACCCTCTCTGTGACCCCGGGGCCTAGCGTTGACCCTCTCTGTGACCCCGGAGCCCAGCGTTGACCCTCTCTGTGACCCCGGGGCCCAGCGTTGACCCTCTCTGTGACCCCGGGGCCCAGCGTAGACCCTCTCTGTGACCCCGGAGCCCAGCGTTGACCCTCTCTGTGACCCCGGGGCCCAGCGTAGACCCTCTCTGTGACCCCGGGGCTTAGCGTTGACCCTCTCTGTGACCCCGGAGCCCAGCGTTGACCCTCTCTGTGACCCCGGGGCTTAGCGTTGACCCTCTCTGTGACCCCGGGGCCCAGCGTAGACCCTCTCTGTGACCCCGGGGCCTAGCGTTGACCCTCTCTGTGACCCCGGGGCTTAGCGTTGACCCTCTCTGTGACCCCGGAGCCCAGCGTTGACCCTCTCTGTGACCCCGGGGCCTAGCGTTGGCCCTCTCTGTGACCCCGGAGCCCAGCGTTGACCCTCTCTGTGACCCCGGGGCCTAGCGTTGACCCTCTCTGTGACCCCGGGGCCTAGCGTTGACCCTCTCTGTGACCCCTAGGCCCAGCGTTGACCCTCTCTGTGACCCCGGGGCCTAGCGTTGGCCCTCTCTGTGACCCCGGGGCCTAGCGTTGACCCTCTCTGTGACCCCTGGGCCCAGCTTTgaccctctctgctctgtgtgtttcaggccATGCTGGGAATCTTCTTCTCTGCGAAGTCGGCAGTGTTGATCGAGGACGTCCCGTTTACTGAAGACGACATTCGTAACGAGTGAGTCCGACATGAGAAATAATGATCAGATATTAAAACACCACAGACGGTGGATTATCTAATGGTGAACAATTTTCTCTCCTGCAGTAAATTCCCTCCTCAGAACGTCTACGCTCTCTATAACCAGGTCGGCATCAACTGCTTCATCGCCGCTGCCATCTACGTGGCTGTGGGCGCCGTGTCGCTCTGCCAGGTGCGACTCAACAAGCGCCAGGAGTACATGGTCACATAGAGCGGCAGCGAGGAGCCGAGCCTGACCTCTCCATGGCgtcagttatttatttataaagtaaaatcttctgtgtttgttgtgattcCTGTAAAGATTCTTTATTAAAGTGACCAAACGTAATCGATGAACGAGTCCAACACGTTTAATTCCTGGTTCGTCTGAAGTGAACGGATCAAACAGCTGGACTCACGTTGTGTTAGCGCTCGATGTGGGCGTGTCCTTTGTGCAAACCTGTCATGTTAACCATCAATACGATGACGTCACCACATCCAAAGTGAGAGCAGCGTTTTCCTCCAGATGTAAAAACTGTAGATGGTAAATTTGTATGTCAAATAATCTGCAataaagtttgtgtttaaacattTGAGTTGTTGGATTTACATGAAGTTGCTTTGAACCGGTTTAATATTCAAGTCTGTAATTTTATTTCTGAtactttaagtacatttaatgaaGCAAAAATACACTTAGATTAAAAATGAACAAACCATCTTTGATTCTACtcaactttattaaaaaataaacaatcggtaaacatgcacacacattttctAGAGAACGAGAAACAGGGAAATTGATTTTTactttggaaaaaaagaaacaattggCAACAGAAAAGAAACAATCATATTGATCAGTGAAGAGTTGCCTCCAGTTTGATtctccaaaaatataaaaagtgtatttaaactCAGTCTGCTATTGAGCAAAACTCTTCACTGAATaaattgtttttcactttcacacTGAAAACGCAAAGATCTACAAAAATAGATGTCAGACATTTTTCACTCCACACGTGGACGTCGCCGCTCGTccaccatctttattcacataTCAACACAAACAGACGCTGCTGCCtcgatgctaagctaacagctgCTGTCACTTATAAAACCACATCTTTGAAAGATGATCTGTGAGGCGGAGCCTGtttgggtcagaggtcaaacgaGTGATTCAGAGCTACCACGTGTTCCTGGAAACAAAGATCAGCTGATCAAACGAGCCAATCGAGGTTCACCTCGTCTTCACTGGTCAGTTTGTTACCAAGTTTCTGATTAACGTCACACAAATCGTTGGAAAATATCTTTAGTTCCACAAATGAAGACTGAGAAGTGGACATTTAACCAGAAATTTGAAACCAAATAGGAAGTTTCCACcgattaaaatgtgaaaaagctCAGACtcatttcctgttgttgtttcaaacacttcctgtttcgTGACCAATCAGCGGAGCTTAGTTTTTTTCCTGCTAgagaaactgaagcagctcaaaCAGACGACGTCGAGGAACCGATGAACCGATTGTCTCTGCGTCGTCAGGACGTCGGCCATGACAGTCTCTGCTCTCGTTCTgcgctctcattggctgatgatgAGCTGCCGAAGGTAGGACTGCGTGAGGCCTCGCAGCTCCTCCAGCGTGTAGTCCTCCGGCATCGGCAGGCGGGTGATGTGTGGCGCCAGCTGGGCGAGCGGGATGCCGAGGGAGTCGGACGCCGAGTCGCCCTGCTGCAGACTCAGCACCGCACGCAGGATGTTGGACACACGCTTCGCCATTTctgcacagggagagagagggagcagcgaggagggaggagaagggagggagggagggagagggagggagagaggagggaggagggagggagagggagggagagaggaggaaggagagagagggagcagcgaggagggagggatgaggaggagggagagggagggagagaggaggaaggaggaaggagaagggagggagagggagcagcgaggagggaggagaagggagggagagggagggagagaggaggaaggagagaaagggagcagcgaggagggaggagaagggagggaggaggagggagagaggaggaaggaggaaggagaagggagggagagggagcagcgaggagggaggagaagggagggaggaggagggagagaggaggaaggaggaaggagaagggagggagagggagcagcgaggagggaggagaagggagggagagggagggagagaggaggaaggagagaaagggagcagcgaggagggaggagagaggagggagagaggaggaaggagagagagggagcagcgaggagaagggagggagagagggaggagggaggaggagggagggagagggagggagaggaggaaggagagagagggagagaggagggagggaggaggagggagagagagggagcagcgaggagggaggagaagggagggagagagggaggaaggagagagagggagcagcgaggagaagggagggagagagggaggagggaggaggagggagggagagggagggagaggaggaaggagagagagggagagaggagggagggaggaggagggagagagagggaggatcaGTCCGAGCAGCAGCCTCTCCGTGGTAGAAATGTCGACGTCACATGTTCGACTGATCAGCTCATGAGGTTCTGCTCTGATGTCATcaccaggaagtgatgtcacactgAATCAACAACATAACTTCAAACTTCTTCCACCTGTTCATCTAACTTCAGCCAATCAGGGGACAGATGTTGATTTGGAGTGAGAGCTGCTGCCTCGTCTAAACTGAATCATTGTGGAGCCCTCACCTGATTGGGCGAGCCGGTCTCTGGCCGTCCGGCAGGGCAGGAGTTCGATTCTGCCGCAGAGCGACGTCACGTCGGTGTACAGCCGCTCGAGCTCGTAACCAGCGTGTTCCATCTGAGGACCAGGACACTACTTTAGTGCCTCTACTCAGTTACTTTATTAAACTAGTTACTTTACTCATTAATAGACTGTCAGTGTTACAGTCAACACTTCCTGCACGTCACAATAAAAGTCctactgtatttatatttatgatttactttgatatttgatttacatcttttattatatatttttaacttcTCTTAAGTGACAAACTCCCTGGAAAAAACCTGCTGGATGTCCTGCAGAGTCTTGATGACCCTGATGTAGTCCAGGTAAACCCTCCCCGCAGTGTCCCAGTCCTGGATGCTGGTGCTGTGTTCAGGGACCGCCAGCCCCTCCAGGAACTCCAGCAGGTAGTCGTGGTTGTCGTTGATGATGCAGTCTACAGGAAAAAGaatcagcatttaaaaaaaacataaattaaataaCTTAAAAACTCATTGGGGTCTTGAAGTCCGACCTGAAGCCAGGTGTTGGATCAGCAGCCGGTGACACTGGTTCCAGAATCCGGCCCGGTACAGATGCAGCGCCTCCTGGTGTCGGTTTGCGTCTCGGTGTGCTCGTGTGGCCTTGGCCTCGTGGATCCACTGCTCTGGGATCAGCAGTCTCTCCGTTAGGAAGCGCTCCCTCCGGACAGACTCGTCGGTCTCCTGCAGGGGGCAGTGGAGGGTCAACATCCCTCTGACGGCTCGTTCCCGCTGACTGGAGATGCAGAGAATCAGAGATATGAGTTATTAGTCTTCAGGGACGAGGAGGTTCAGAGAAACACGTCTCACTCTGCAGAACACTGAGGCTCCTGCAGGAAGAGCATCAGCTTCAGTCACGTGACACAAACAGTGAAGCAGCTCTTCACAGGAATCAAAAGGAACAAACTGAAACACCTGACATTGTGTGGACGTGGTTTAAGGAGCTGAGAACGTACGCGTGGTCGGGGATGTGCAGGAGGATGAAGACGGCCATGTGCCAGAGGCCGGCGCTCTCCAGCTGTGCGGCGTAGCTGGCGTGGAGGAGTCCCTGGCGTGAGGCGCTCAGGTGGCTGTAGTGCAGCGCCTGCAGGACGCCCCACAGGTGCCAGCTCAGACGGTAATCCAGACGCTCCCAGGTGACGGTGAGAGgatccagcagctgctgcagactgTAGTGtctgcaggaggacacacaggacACTCAGGGTCTAAAGGACGTTTTACTCACATCAACCTGTGGATTCATTAACTCACTCTCAGGGTTTTATGAGCAAGCGTTTGTGCATCAGGACGTGTTTACCTGTCACTGTAGAGTTTGAGCAGGTGGAAACAGAGGTCGTACAGAGGTCGTttggactcctcctcctcctcctcctcctcctccatgtccatcttctccacctccaggtAGGGAGGCAGGGGGGCACAGGCGTACTTACCCCCCTCACATGAGCCCTGCAGCAGGAATGAAGAAATGATGATCAGTGGAGGAAGGAGCAGGAAGTCTGGTTCTTTAAGTGTTTAACTTAACTACgtataaaatgtaaagaaacagCAGCTGACCTGGAAGGCAGCTTCATATTTAGCGAGGGCATCGGCCATGGAGGCAGTCGGAGGCAACATGAACCAGAGGTGGACGGCCACGCAGCGTTTCCAGTCCAACTGGGAGCAGACGTTCACCACGGAGTCCGACGACTGCCACACCTGCAGGGACAACAGGAAACAGCTTCACACACCAGACTGAACCACACGCTGAAGGTCAAACAATCACCAACTGGCTCCATGTCCTCATCGCTTTGCTCTAATCTGAAACATGCCACTAGTTCAGTAAAGCTACTATTTCTGTTCTAACACGATCAAACTCAGAAGGTGTCGTACAGGTTTCCCTGCCAGAAGCGTGAAGATGCGAAGTCGTTCCTCTGGCAGGTAGCTGTCGGTCTGCATGCGGTTCCAGTCGGCGAGCTGAAGAGCCAGCAGCTCACGACAGTACTGAGAGCCCAGGGCCTGAGACAGCAGCAGGGACAACCGATGGTCGCCTGAAGACCAAGAGCACAACGGACATCGTGTTGAATTTGATCTCAAGTCTCCCGAGAGAGAAGAGTTAACAGAGCTAAATGTCTGGTTTGCTCCTCACCCTCCCGCTGTGCGACTCGACACGCCTCACTGATGCGGTTGCCCGTCAGGTAGCTGAAGATGGCCTCCGTGTGGCGACCCTTCCCGGCCagagccacctcctcctccaccctgcagGTGGCGCCACGGGACAGCCAGGCAGAGAAGGTCCGCCGTCTCTCCAACTGCTGCTCGTAGTCACTTTGCGTCTCGATGTCTGGCTCTTGGTCGGCGGGGCCCAGCCGGCCCCAAAGAGCCTCACACAGGGTCCACACCTCGGCCCAGTGGCCCAGgagagctggaggtcagaggtcagagggtcAAATGTGGAGAAGCGACATCATCAGAACTGGATCTTTTCCAATCAAACACAGCTccactcttattttgaaattctGTCTAAACACAAAGTGACTGTTTGTCTTACGGTCTGCGTCCCCCTGCGTGTCCTTCAGCTCTGTGATCCACTTGGCGTATTCGTGCAGCGCTGCCACTCCAGTCTGTGGTCGCACCAGAGGGCAGGGGGAGGAGTCTGtggtgctgatggtgctgtGCTCCAGGCAGatctccagggggcgctgcagcacTGTCTggctctcttcatcctctccctccccGGTCTTCGTCACCTGAGGCTCCAGACCGACCAGCTGCTCCAGCGTCACTTTGTAGGGGCTTTCCACGAGTCTGCAGGAGACCATAAGAACCACGTTCAATTTTCCTTTAGAGAAAAACAtcataaattgtatttgttttctgtcttacGGTTTATTCCTGGCAGGTTTGGGTAGGAAGCTGAAGTCGGTCTTGGAGCTCAGGTCTCTGTGGTCGAGCTGTTTAGAGCCCGGTGAGCTGAGCCGTGCTCCACAGTGCGCCAGCATCCAGCCAGGACCCCAACCCACACGAAAGGACCGGCCCTTGAACAGCCCGACATCCATCAGCAAAGCTCCCTGGGAAACGAACCCACTCATTAGTGTTACAGTGTTCTCTTTATatgttgtattgtttttcaGTGTCACCACTGGAGGCAGTAACGTTCAGCTTTACGAGCCGGGAGGAGGCTTGACCCTCTGTCAACAGTTGTGTAGTATGAACTCACAACTGCAAGACTCCCGACATCTGACAGGAAGTTGTGTAGTGTGAACAGATTAATAAAACACACCAACCTTCCCCAAAGTGACCGACTCTTCGAGAGGGACGGGGCCGCCCAGGCGCCGCACGCCAACCGTCCTGATGGACGGCTCTGGAGTTCGGGGGGGCAGTAGGAAGGAGGGACCCTGTGCTGCCCAGTGTAATGAGCGGGGGTTGTCGCCCAACGTCGAGGACGCCCGGGAccgaggaggctgaggagagtctgagagctgagagaggaggCCGGAGGTAAAACGAGCCTGAAGAAGACCCcccactgggagagagagatcaaCATTGTTTTACCCTCATGAAATAACAACTTGCAGTGAACCAATAAGTTTATCGACCCCGGACAGTTCTGTACCAGAGGTCCGGCTCTGAGCTCCGGGCAGAACGATGCGAGGGGACGAGACCTCAGTGGAAACTTTCATCGCTGCTCGGCCCTGGAACAAAtcgctctcctcctcgtcctcagcGAACAGGGAGGCCTTCATGATCTGCAGAGAGAACAAAGCTCCACGTTCATTCTGGTGACGTGATGGACTTCCTGTCCGTGGACTGTGGTCTCTACCTGGAGCGTGTGCGGGTTGATGCCCAACGTTGACGCGATGTGGCTGGAGGCAGAGATACCATCGAGCTCAGCAGAGGTCAAACCTCCGAGCTTCCTGCATGTCGTGTCCGTCTCCCCGGGCAGGTCgctgtcctcctccactcccaGCATGCTCTCTGTCGGGAAGCTCTGGGTGATGTCGGCCATGTCGCTGTCCAGCTCCGCCACGCCACTGGGAGGATCCACCACAGTGGACTGAAGAAAGAGGCAAACATTGATCATGATGGAGCCGACTCGTGGCTCCGGAGAGTGAGAGGATAAATCGcatgaaccaaatcaaaacacTGAAGGAGTTCCTCCTCTGAAAATTTATTAAAAACCAAACTGGAAGTTTTTAGGTTTAAAGAAATTTGACCACATCAGATTTTTATCATCGTTTGTTGTTCTTCAAACAAACTTTACAAACCAAAGATTCAAAATCATTTTCGATCACTTTATTTCCTGTTAGatgaaaaacagtttgtcacTTGACTTGAAGCAGGTTTGAGATTCCTGCTGAAGAAGTTCTTATAAAATCATTTCAAACCATGAGCTCATTTTaatacatcacaataaaaacatcaaagacTCTCAGGGTGGTTTGTTCATTTTGCTTattgcagtgtttgtttttacaattGACCTGGAAACCAGTTTCCTCATATCAAACCAACACTGTCCAGAACCAGTTCAGTTCCTGGATCACGTTTAGTTTTCGTCATGACAATCATCAGGTTTGACTGCGGCTGTAACGATTCTCCAACAGACACTGAAATCACAGTCCAAACATCTGCGGCTCCAAATGTCCAAGATTTAATAAAACCCACAAAtctctcttcttccccccccccgcttcttCTGAAACACCCactacagcccccccccccccctcaaaaagAAAGAATGAGGATTAGGAGATTGGTTTCAGCCCGAGCTTTAAGAGAAGAGGCTTGAATGCATGTTGCGTTACAGAGACCATAGTAAAAATAACCTTATTTTATATTTCGTATAAAATTTGTCTGTCTATAAAGATTTTTTACTCAAATCCCTAAAATGTTTATGATTTCAAGGAGTCGTGAAATAACAGAACTGTTGTTTCCTGCTAAGTGAGATGACGTCGTGTTCTCAAACTGatcattataatataataacatttatttataaagcatttTTATAGCATAAAATCCAGCTTAATAGATTAATATGTGAAACTGATCGATCGCTGCTCGTGACCTCAAATGAACCCAACACGAACAAGAATTCAACCTTAGACCAAATCGAGACGTGACAGCTCCCGAAAAATAAAGACTACTcttctggatcgccccctgatgGCCGGCTGCAGTAGTGTTCAtaaactcctccatgttaacagttGGGACCAATCTAAAATAATCCAAGtcgataaataaatgtttgtaaagatgtctctttcatttcaggtcgttcttatctcgatgtttgttcaagtgtttctaatcagtttggtttgaatggCTAAttttatgatattattattatgatataaCAGACTGAgacgttatgattgacagctgacactgaatgAGGATTGGTTGAGTGCATCTATGGACGGGACCTTGATACCACGGCTTCCCAATCACTACTGCACGATGTCCAGTGTCAAGTGGCAGCAGTCATGTGACCCGAGAGGAGCgggtaacaacaaaaaaaacatccagagaacTTCCGATTCTGAATGAAATCATAGTTTTAGTGAAATGTTCCTTTTATCACTGCGGATGGCGACGACAAAGGATGAACTGTGTGGATGGGCGCAGGCTGCTCTACCTGAGCCTGTGGCGCCACCTGGTGCTGGGAGGGCGGaggttgctgctgcagcttggATGGAGGAGGTGACATCATGGTCTTCAACTTTTTGGGGTCGGTTTTCAGAGggacgtcctcgtcctcgtcagAATCCTGGAGGCCGTACTTGGAGAAGTGGGCCacctgagagaggagggggaggagtctgTT
This genomic window from Pleuronectes platessa chromosome 15, fPlePla1.1, whole genome shotgun sequence contains:
- the nup98 gene encoding nuclear pore complex protein Nup98-Nup96; the encoded protein is MFNKSFGTPFGGGTGGFGNSSTFGQQNTGFGAAGGFGASTFGTTTNTGGLFGSTQNKPGGLFGSSTFTQPATSAPSTGFGFGAASGTSTSLFGNTGTGTSTGLFSQQSNAFSANKPTSFGSFGTSTSSGAGLFGSTNTASNPFGGTSSLFGGGAGFPAAQQPGTTVKFNPPIGNDTMVKAGVTTSINTKHQCITAMKEYENKSLEELRFEDYTAGRKGPTTQMAAATGSLFSATAAAPSATTGLFGATAPNTSFSFGQNKGTFGAAPAGFGAPTSGLFTQPAQQPAASLFKPFGQTTTAPNTGFSFGNTNTMGQANTSTMGLFGSTAQPQTGGLFGAAQTSTAAGFGAGTGLFGQTNTGFGNVGTQSLFGNKTAGFGTTTTSAPSFGTGTGLFGNKPALTLGTGTNTSTFGFGANPAAGSLFGNKPATGGLGTGMGTSFGAAVGPGQTSLFGNNQNKLGTTLGTMGSFGTTAFNSGTSTMGFGAPQQPVALTDPSAAAAQQAMLQQQLSVLAYSPYGDSPLFRNPLSDPKKKEERLKPTNPTAQKALTTPTHYKLTPRPATRVRPKSLTSAGSSKSQLFDGLDDDEPSLTNGAFVPRKSIKKLVLKNLNSSQYSSQPETETDDLASPPEYPQNGHSLMEEEEELGGTGSQADDDPEVTQFYVNPIAKPIPQGRAQTSLQDTISDLNMHKAARNGLELSSEDVLASLGEESLQEEREDEQQEIQQSPHPAGIVLNRVGYYTIPSMKDLADMTDEHGECLVENFTIGRKGYGSIFFPGEVNVSGLSLDEIVHFRRKEVIVYPDDKNKPLEGEGLNRRAEVTLDGVWPNDKTTCTQIRSPERLADMNYEGRLEKASRKQGARFLEYRTETGSWVFEVAHFSKYGLQDSDEDEDVPLKTDPKKLKTMMSPPPSKLQQQPPPSQHQVAPQAQSTVVDPPSGVAELDSDMADITQSFPTESMLGVEEDSDLPGETDTTCRKLGGLTSAELDGISASSHIASTLGINPHTLQIMKASLFAEDEEESDLFQGRAAMKVSTEVSSPRIVLPGAQSRTSVGGLLQARFTSGLLSQLSDSPQPPRSRASSTLGDNPRSLHWAAQGPSFLLPPRTPEPSIRTVGVRRLGGPVPLEESVTLGKGALLMDVGLFKGRSFRVGWGPGWMLAHCGARLSSPGSKQLDHRDLSSKTDFSFLPKPARNKPLVESPYKVTLEQLVGLEPQVTKTGEGEDEESQTVLQRPLEICLEHSTISTTDSSPCPLVRPQTGVAALHEYAKWITELKDTQGDADPLLGHWAEVWTLCEALWGRLGPADQEPDIETQSDYEQQLERRRTFSAWLSRGATCRVEEEVALAGKGRHTEAIFSYLTGNRISEACRVAQREGDHRLSLLLSQALGSQYCRELLALQLADWNRMQTDSYLPEERLRIFTLLAGKPVWQSSDSVVNVCSQLDWKRCVAVHLWFMLPPTASMADALAKYEAAFQGSCEGGKYACAPLPPYLEVEKMDMEEEEEEEEESKRPLYDLCFHLLKLYSDRHYSLQQLLDPLTVTWERLDYRLSWHLWGVLQALHYSHLSASRQGLLHASYAAQLESAGLWHMAVFILLHIPDHAQRERAVRGMLTLHCPLQETDESVRRERFLTERLLIPEQWIHEAKATRAHRDANRHQEALHLYRAGFWNQCHRLLIQHLASDCIINDNHDYLLEFLEGLAVPEHSTSIQDWDTAGRVYLDYIRVIKTLQDIQQMEHAGYELERLYTDVTSLCGRIELLPCRTARDRLAQSEMAKRVSNILRAVLSLQQGDSASDSLGIPLAQLAPHITRLPMPEDYTLEELRGLTQSYLRQLIISQ
- the rnasekb gene encoding ribonuclease kappa-B, which codes for MPSLLFCGPKVAACGIVISIWGVIMLAMLGIFFSAKSAVLIEDVPFTEDDIRNDKFPPQNVYALYNQVGINCFIAAAIYVAVGAVSLCQVRLNKRQEYMVT